The window TCTTCGACAGTTGATGTTCCAATTTGGAGATTTACTTTGTAGACtcacaaatataaacaaataagtttttctttatctaatttatatttagaaagcatgcttagcctttaagtcttaataataagaaaatttgttcCTATATTATTTTTGCCAATATACTGGTATTATGagatttccaaattaatttgaggaaTGATACTGTATAACCTTTCGCTTCCATgagcttttatcccttcaatCCCGTCTTTCCTCGACCTCTCTCAACAAGATGTAATGGCACAAACTTCACATCCAAGAAATGTCCAAAGATGGTTTTCCTAAACATGTAAAGTTGCCTAGGtgttaacttattttttatgtttgacaTGGTCTTCGATAAATGCGAACAACACGTCAAGATTGCAAGGAAGAAGTCGAAATTGCAAATTTTGGTGACAAGAACCATTTGCAAAACAGAAAACACAcgtaacaaaacaaaattattaacttgCCCTAAAACTTGGGACAATCTCGACTGAGAACAAGATGAATTACCAATTGAACTTGGACAACATTGCACGAAGATGCCACGAGATAAGGGTATTACATGCATTCTGTGATGTATCTTGAACCAATCTCAGGAAAAATCGTCTTCAAGATTACCCACAAAATGCATGTGAAACGCAACAAATCTCGGGATTCATTAAAAAAGTCTTGAGCAATTCACAATCTTCGTCGAGATTCTTCATCTACACGAGCTCagattgatgaaatttttgaGATTCATCGAAGAAAACCACATGCATTTACTTAAAATATAGTTCTACATCCAACTACATAGTTTCCTATTCACCTCAGATTTCACAGAAAACACTATAACATAACCTAAAATCCAACCCTAAACTATGAAATCGTTCAAAGTAAATCACTTTCACAGATTTAAGCTCGAGGATGACTTCTTGAAATTTCAAGGAGCAAAACATGTTTAATGTCGGTCGAAATGAGCATAAGGTACATGGTTTAAGGTTTTGAGAGAATATCTAATGTTAGGGCTTCCAAGGGAATTTTGGTCATTTGAGATTAccctttattttgaaatttaaaaacaaaacccacaaTCTCGGTGACGATCCTGGTCGAGATGGATCTAGAAATTATGTTGAAAGgattttttaagatttgagAAAAATTCAGTGTCAAGGTCGGCCGAAATGGATCgagcaaaataaatttatgagtTTTCTAAAAGTGtgctacttttgaaatataaatagaagTTGTGCTACTTTGAGAAATTTTCCTTCTATATTactcttacttttttttcaaaacagcTCTATAATAACCCTTAATCATACACGCCATACAGCTCATAAGGCAGTTGAGAAGAATTGGAAAAGTCCTCCATTCCTCTTTGATCCGTGAaatcaaaagaagaatttaTTCAAAATCTGTTATTCTCGGAAAACCCAATTCGGAAAGATGCATGACTTCTGCTTCACAATTCCTTATGGATTGATTTTGGTTGGTGGTGGCATTTTTGGCTACCTCAGGAAAGGGAGCATAGTTTCGCTAGCTGGAGGTGTGGGTACGGGATTAGCTCTAATTCTCGCTGGATACTTGAGCCTTGGAGctttcaagaagaagaagaactcTTATCTTGCTCTGATTCTTGAGACTGGTATTGTTGGTTTTCTAACTTCTGTTTCATGTTCATCTTTTAGTGTTTGATCTTGTTTTTGCGTTTTTTGGGGTTGAAGATCTTGTCTGCTACTATTGATTCTGGTAGTTATACCAGTTATAAAACCTTTAAAAATTGGATGCTTGTCACGTAGATGTGTCAATTGTttcctaatttctttttgctgTTTttagtgttcttgttttttcaaacttgAGACGCTTGTGAGCCAACTCATTCGAGGTATTGTGGttctcttctttgttttgtgcGTAATCTATGCAGAGAAAATCACTAATCAATAGGATGTTCAAATCTccttatcatattttattagcAGGATATCTCGTTATGAATCTATTACTACAATTCATGAGAACTTGCTGAACACGTGttatttcatcttcttcttcttgcccAGCTGCTTTTGACCAGTGTAGCTTCTTGTTCTCTTCTGGAATTCGATTTCCGAATGGTTAACTTTCTGGGTGCTTTGCTGGGTATTATCTTGATTCTATGTAAGTGGAGGTATCTGATGGCtgaaaacttttgaaaaagagaTCCAATATACTCTCAATTTGCACTGGTGTGTCCATATTTTTCATTGGTCCTAGACGGTTGTCTGGAAGAGAACTGTAAGGGCTTACGGTTTATGGGTAGGAGTAGTACGGTACTACGAAGGCATAAAGATAATATTAGTTAGTGtatttggttataaatagagggagGGGGATTGAGGTAAGAGAGGCTATTGTTGAGTGATTTAGGGCTTGGGTTAGCATACTAAAAAGAGGAGGAGGTCCTAAGTGCCTTATACTTGGTTTATCTTTTAGTTCTTAATCCTTtacatttcaatattttcagttcttgatttttttaggtGGTATCCTAACATTTTCACTAGCACATTCTGAGCTGCCATCTGAGCCCGGCTTCTAGCCTATGTGTGCAAGCACAGAACTGGATACGGCTGCTGTACCCTACCTTCCATCAGGTCAAATGCACACCATTGCCCATCATTAGGGGAGGGGAGGCAGGTGAGATGTCAAGTCAGACTCTAGGCGAACATGCTTCTATTATGTCTCCCTGGTTGGTCTATCggtttttacaaaaaaaaaaaagaaaaagaaaagaaaagggttatGATTAGTACGATggattattttaatacaagtAACAAATGAACAAGCGTAGAGAAGTTgtctaaaattgattttctaaacATTCAGTGCTGTCCAGAACTGGTATGATATCCTGATTGCTTATTTTCTCCTCAAAGATCCTTTTCTGACTCGACTGTGACTTGTACACTGGTTAAGTGAAGTGCTATAGACAGCGATATTCTACATACTTGTTAATGACTCCATTTTCCTTGATTCTTTATCTGGAGCTTTCATCCATGAgcatcatttttcttattaattagCCACAAATATAGAAGGTAGCACAATTCGGTTGGAATTAAACCatccaagaaaaacaaggatGCCTTGAAGAAGGTAGCACACTACTTTGATTCATCCTTCCCGGCACGAAGGAAGTGTGCGTATTGTTACTACTTTCGCACCTGAATCTCCTATTACAGTGGAATGAAATCCTTCACTAAAACTTCTTTTCATTgcatttcttccttttctacAATAGTCAAGCTTATTGCTTCTACACCTGCAACTTCAACTGGAATTTTGGGAACATGGAAAGAAGGCTACTTTGAAAGACATTCTCAGCCCTCTAGAAAGACATTTGAGCAACTGGACAGTGGCTGTAGGTTCTACTTTAGGTgaaatatttctatatttctttGAGAGTTTTGAGGTTTAGGCATGGGAACTTAACGAAAAGAAATGTGTCGCTccctttttattaaataatggTGGGGTTTTCCCTTGGAAAGGAAGGACTAATGGCTAGGTTATAAATTACTAGTATGGGCTTTCTCCCCATTGGGATTCGTGTTCAGCTTCATGTATTAATGCCAGTTCCAATAGTTTCtggaaatcaattttaggTTTGAGTGATTTGCTTGTTTAGAGAATTAATCTTGTGGTGGGGAATGGTGTTAATTGGTGCTTTTGAAAGGAGACCTgactccattttcttttctcaggTTGTTTGCCTATGACAAGTTTCTTGCATAACTACTTGGGTGGCTATCTGAATTTCTGAAACCTCAATCTTGAAAGGAACATGAATGATGAAGAGACCTTGGAGTGGGTTGGGTACAATGGCTCGACAAAGATTAAGGTCTTTGTTTGGAAATGTGTATGAACAGGCCTTAGTACTTAAGACAAAGTTCAAGCAAGAAACTCTAATCACTTCTCCCATTATTATGTCCTTGTAAGACTGCAGAGGAGACTGGCAATTACCTCTTATTTTGATGCCCTTTTCCTCCGTCTTTGGTTCCAGGTCTTAAGTATCTTTGGCTTCAATATGATTTCCAGTACTGATGTTGTTAGGATACCTCCTAATAAGAACACTCACGAACTAACAAAGAACACTAAAACATAGAATTATATTACAATGTCAAGAAGAAACTACAATATACATTAGCACATTAGAATCCTCCAAATTCCCCCATTAGGATTTGGAATGCCTTGAATTCGTTACGTGGAACTACGAACAACCTAGTAACTCTTTAGTTTTCATAATTGAGTCTAATTACTTCTTTATGAGTTATTTATGTTTGACCCAAGGTAAAGAGAAGTGCAATATATATACTCTCTAACCTAGTGGCGCCGTTTTGTATTATGAAATATTCTCTCGATAATATTGTTCTCCCTTTGCTCCATGGCATAGCTAATACATTGTTAGTGAACCACGTATATCTGTTTGTCGATCTTTATACTTGTTTTATATTGCTTAATTGTTGATTTCGTAGCATAGGAAATCACCACAAAATTCTTGGCACTTTGCTTCCAACCCAAACCCTCTAATTATAACAAACTtactaactaattaatattttgtcccTTATAATAACCATACTAATATTCTACTAATAATCCTATTATTCCCCTAACTAGGGGTCTTACATGCTTAACTACTTTTTTTGTCTTTACTGTTGTGTATGTCGTCCCAAAAAATGAAGGCCAGACTCTCCTCACGAACAGgactatttcatttttatgagAAAATGATCCAAATTGTTTTGCACAGGAGCTTATGGTTTCCAGAGAACCTTTCTACTtgtaaaattaactttttgtgACATTAGTATTTTAACTCTCTTAGGAGATTAAGAGAGCGGGTGGACAGGTAGTGGCTAGGTTTAGCGTCTCCCTTTTGGACTCCCATCAGTGTgcctttttgtaattatgaaAGTGGTCTTGGTTTTTTTGGATTGAAGTTCTGTTTTCTAGTTTACTATAGAATAATGCTCAAGTTTGTTTTTTGCATGCCCTTGGACTCTTttgctttctcttttttcaaacGAAATCTTAGTTTCTTACCCAGAATTATAACAATATGTTCTTACATCTATACCAACTCGAggaatttttttcataattccCCTGGCTGCCGGTTGTGTTCAATCATTTCATTCCTCGAACAAAGTTTGTTTTGAATGCAAGAATGGTATTTTTCTGATGCCACAacgttctgtttttttctcaaGATTTCTAATTAACGATCTATCACTTTTCCATATTAAAttaggtttgatttttttttctttaatggagTGATAAATATGTCTATGCCTTGGAACAGTATGCAGCGGTGCGCTCACCTGGGTGATGGGACAGCGCTATTTACAGACTTCAAAGATCATGCCGGCTGGTGTTGTTGCTGGAATCAGGTAACTTGATCTACTTCTAAATTCACGtcacaaatttcttttaaatgaaagCAATAATTTTCTTGTGATGTTGTCTATATCAATTGAAAGGACATAGTGATGGCACTATTTATCATATTGTTCTTTGCTGTTAACTCAGCTATCCAAACTATaccttttgattttgttctgaattacaatatgaacaaaaacttgttttaaagtataccctaaaccctaaatcaatAGATTTGACTGGTGATGTTATTATCACATTATTGTAAGCTATATTGTAGTTATCATTATTCTTTAAAGAACGAAGCTTTCATAACCAATGCTCACGAGAATATTAAACCTCACCACTACCTGTCCCTGAATACAACCTACCTGAAAATCAAACTAAGGTCATAATTACAAAAGGCCTAGTTACAAATGTTCACAAGAAGATATTAAGCTTCACCACCTCCCAAAATTTGTTACGCGACTTCTTCACCATTCTAAAGAACCTATCATTTCTCAAGTCAAACGCCCCCTccccaaaaataaaagacaaacgGGCATGCCACGAAACTTTGCCCCTTTTCCTAAGTTGCAAACCCAGGAGCCCCCCCTCAATTTGGAACTTGCATTATAATGATTTCTTTAAGTGCTTCTTTAGTATACTTTAGTTTTCTGGTTTTCTTGGTTGAcaagaaaacatcaaattgaAAACTGGGGTTGGAGCTAACACACATGtaccaatttctttttgttattcttgaAATTCTCTCTTGACTTTATTTTACCTGATATTATGttacacttttctttttgttattctctTGCAGTTCTCTCATGACTTTATTTTACCTGTACAAGCTCGCAACTGGTGGTAACCATATTTCTCCCAAGGCTGAGTAATGATTTCAAATACTTCTTCCGATATTCAATATAGGAAACGCACTGGATCACACTAGAAACTCGAACAATGTATTAGTATACAAACAATTGCTGTTATTGCTAATTTTACAAAGGTTGGACGTGTAAACTGAATGATCATTGCTGAATATAGACCAGGTGGGTTGAAAGAAAGGCTTAGAGTTGTTATTTGAACGTGTGCTTGGGAGAGCTCTGAGCTGTTGCTCGATGGGTCTGTCCTTTTACATTTGTTATTTCTTGGAATCAAGTTTTCTCGTAAATCTTTGGATTCTGTTACAAATTCTtgtttgttctctttttttctttcttttgtcatcATCTTTTTTGTCCATTGATGTAGTACTTAATGAAACCGAATGGGAGTTGAAAAACGTTTTTGCTGACATTTCCACACTGCCAAATTATCCATTGAATTTGAAAGTAGAGGCAAAGTCTCATTGAGTTATGAAAAGAACTCTTTTGAACTgttcttgaaaaataaaaatagaattctTGAATGGATGAGACCAAAATTATTCCACCATTTatgaatcataaaaaatatattgcaGGCATTTtgagaaaaggaaatgaacCTGGAGTGGTTCCTACTTGAAAACCTAATTAATCTGAACCAATGTTTGATGTAGTATTGTTATGAGTAGCATTGAataattggtatcagagcccataaagttcaagttaaatttgaaatctgttaatttcaattgatttcaaatttcattctaATGGGAGAAGGGTTTgagataattttattgatcttCCAATGAATCTTGtccttcaaaatttttattacttcaaaaaaatttgaatttcaaagaTCTAACCTCTAAGTTCACTTGTACGCCCATATCTAAGTTTGTGGTCTTGGCCATAAGACATAAGGTAGCGTACTATCACGAGCTTATATAATTTTAGGGCATGACAGTATACTCGTTGGTCAGCAGTAATTTGCCTTAGCACATATCGATATAGATCCTTGATGTAAGGATTTTTATGTTTCTagaactaataatttttttgtataataaaGATTTATGGTatgagaatttaaaattttctcaaatgtcTAATTTtctgaagaaaattttatcatctaaATCTTCTTCAAAAGAGCTTTTtcagaaagaaatagatagcAACATAGTGCTTTCTCCAATACAAATGAATCAATACCAATAgcaaacataaaaaatgattttctcAATTGGAGAATACCAAActtccaaaataatttattttaaaaatacttttaatttcaaagaaaatatgtgTCAAGTTTGTTGAAAGGAGAATGCCAATTTATGGAAAAATAGACTCTATACAGTTATTTCcaagaaattatataaaaagcataaaaatgaattttcatttattcaagTAGGTGTTATCCAAATAGCTTTAATTCCAATATTTAGATTCGGACTAGATGCACCAATCTTAGCAATTTTACATGACAAACATCACAAAACCTTGAGCCTTGATATCACCAGCAAAGGATTAAACTTTGAAGAAGGTGTTCAAAAACTAACATTTTCTTATACAATCATTTACAAAGTTTTTACTACTACCATGCATCCAAAAGCTTTGATGTCATCATGTTGATAGAAACAAATCTAAATTGTTATTCTCACAGTGTTCCACAACTCCTTTCTTGGAAAGAAGTTACTAAAAATCCTCATTGGGCTTTAAACAACACTTTTATcctttaaaagaaagagaaagaactTTTCCATTTAATTGAACATCTTGATGGAAAAGTGGagatcaaatttgaaaacgaATCATCTACATTTCTTGTTGTCAAAGAAAACATAATCTCTCGAGAATTCATGAGTTCAAGACCACGCACGTTCAGTATTTGAAGTGAGTGAATGTAAAACGTGcaattaaactaaaacataatttttgcATAAGATTAGCACAAAGATTTAATCCAAAAGGAAAATCACTAATTCTCCGGCAACGGTGCCAAAAACATGACTtggtttcatttctttatgCGATATAAAACTCATTTGTAGATATGTCATGTGAGATTCTAATAATGCGACTAAGCTAGCGTCTAGGTCAGGGTTATACGATAAAAGGTGCATTCCTTACCTATATGTTGCTAAatgcataataattaatgtttagCACACGTTTTCCTCTTTATCGCCCAAGTGAAAGCGGAGAAAGATGATTCTTGGTAAGTCTAGGGTCGAACACAAGGAATTAGTTTCCTAAATGAATCTACCTTGCGTTTTAGTTTTATGCAGCAACTATagacaatataaaatatccaCAATATGGTTTTTCTAACTATTTACACGGGTGCGAATGGAGCAGCAAGTGGACATGTCggtgaaatgaaatgaagaatGGACTCAGTGATTTAGGCGTGAACGTATAGgaatatttagttaattaaatataaaacaaggGATTTTAACCTTTCGAGACGATACAAAGTATCTATTAACTTCATAATTAAGGCGAGCAACCTCTCAGTGCCTTTGTCATACTTGCTCGCATTTCTGGACCCAAATATTGAAAGTTAATTTATGATTTGTATCTCATCTGTTTGTTTGAACCATAAGCGCCAACTTGTCTTTATTGGCAAGCAACCTCTTGGTGCATGCTTTTTCACTTACACATAGTGACAATATTGTATTGCTATAATCTCCTTGCCGTATGGTTAGCTTAATGCGGGTCATCATGCGTCAAGTGATGATAGTCAAtactttatcttttctttagaAAGGGATAAGGTATTGATGGTCgtatttaactaaataaaacttCTAATGCAATCAACCAAAGTCTATAGTGTTAAAACACCCCACATTATGCAAACAATTAACTAAATGTTCAATGAATGGGTAGAGAGAGAAATATGGGAGAATGTGACTGTTATTAGATGGACTTAATGTTTTCGTACATGTGAATTACTATATCAATACTTTCCTAAGTCAGGTCATCGCACTTAATGCACTCATCATAACTTTCGATATTGCTTGCTTTTGATTTTGGGTAATGAGTCATAAGTCATGATCATTGCATTTGAAGTGTTCCCATGTGCTTCTTCGTTGCATAGCTCTTAAGTCCttgttgagtacaagttttcctactgCTCGCCCAAGTGCAAGTGAACCGTAGGTTTACCTAGGTGATTCAGGGTCTAACATAGAGGATTGTTATAGATGTTAGTTCTAGATTTCACTTATCGTTTAGgctttatgaattttaaatttagagaaTGTAACACAATTATTATGACTACTTATTTACAACTCGAGACTCGTGCACAAAGAGTAAATTAAAGCTAGGGGAAGATGAgttgaactaacttgtatgcggGTAATGGGTGAAGGAAATTCTACGTAGTATTAGATGCTTAATTATTGCAATAACCATAACGTTCTATAATTGCATAATGAGTACATGATTAAAACAACATTCTCTCGAAGTGTTTAAATGCCACACTTGTAAACCTTTTGGGATAAAAATGACTATGCTTGCTTAAGCGAATTATACCTAGAGATCGTGACTTGTAATACTTAAAGGACTTCTTGCTTAGGATGACAACCTATCGGTGCCTATTGTCTGCACTTCTTCACCTATCAGGATACAAATGTTGGAAGTTACCTCGTTAAGGTGAACGTTGTCACCAAACTCCTTCTTGTGCACATTAGTCctatccttgctacttaccCTTCGGGATAGTTGGCGATTTACAATGGCCAAGTGATGAACATAGGTCAATTAATGCGATAAGGTTTATAAGTTGAACTCCTTacaagaacttatcacaactcttttcatttaataacaCGAAGATAAATGAAAAGTTAAGAAGTGGTGGATTGAAAAAGTATAAACATGCAGTCTATGTATAAAGAACATAGGTCTTTGACCACTGTACAATATCAACAACACATACactacaataaaataaagaatggaAAGATAGAAGAATGGAAAATGTTACTACAAGTTCGAAGATCTATTggattttatgtcctaaaactcgtagtttggaatcatattttatttaataaagtcgttattgacaaattgaatactataatcgtaaatccaataaactaagtccTTAGGCTATTTTTTAgtaaacttaaactttatgtagagataTAAACGTGGATTAAGTTTAAGTATATAGCTttatagtctatagtatatgaacaAAGGTTGGGcaccttatttagagaaactatggatgcggccctCTTTGcagttagtacaaacgaagactgaaccatgaaatagtcacttttacgttataacgtcgtttactatttaaaacaGACTATctcgattattgatgacctattgaacttaatcttaatcctgagcTAATTTTGAGCTCTTGTTCAcatgagattatccttagatctgcaaaGGTGAGGGAATCTCATCAGTCTTGGCCTAATAAGCTGACCATTTCAGGGGTAAAATCGAGTGGATAGTTGAGGACATAGGGTGCAAGATGAAATTTACTCATGACCTCATTAGAGTCAATAGATATGTTGTTCTCTTATGCACTGTATccaggtcttgaacaaggggccccaccctctcattggcccaaGAGGGATATGATTTATAAGTtagaccttaaaccaattattcaatagtggatcggtaggacttaaggagcaagatgtagtTCAGGGGTCAAACGGTAATTTGACCTAGTCGAGGTTACAAAaaacctgtgaaggattaacttactgatcatggttatatcaaatggacaccaatatatatatactaaggGAAGTGCAACTACAACACTTTAGTAGAATGACCCATTAGTTAACTAATGTTGATTAGATAGGTCTAAAatagtttagctagttaatctcgGCTCGTTGAAGctcatgatctataggtctaTTAGGTTTtcctgctagctcatatggaataacTTAGAACAAAATGATGAAATGAGTTGAATTATATCGTTTTAGATAAGGAGAGAGAAATCTATAAGTATGTGTGATATAGCCGTCGGTTatcaaattagaaatagagctttatgtttaaatgatatttaaatattaaagatatgAATACAGATTCGTattcaaaagctaaaaaatgatggaaatagtcaaagttgtaaaaagtcaagtagttgacttttgactttgaacaGTAAAACATTGACCgacaatatattcaaatatgatttgaattttgagaaaatgaatgtggattcatgctcgggaggtcaAATTAGTCAAGATtgacaaaatagtaaaaagtcaaaatattgactttagGGTTGAAAAAGTCCAACTTTGACTTTTGACCAAATGACTATTTTGCTCTTTGACCAAAGTTAGTGGAATTATCCAACatttgttggatttttccactaactctagtgggctaggtgttgTCTTTTGACCTGGATACTAGAGTTAGAAGCCACTAACCATATTTACTTCTAATTTTaggaaaatagttcttggaAAAATCTTACAGAAGGTGAGATTACTCTCAAAGTTGGAATAGAAGAGATGGTCTCAGCTAAAGCAGTGagagatttaaagttgtttttaaagATAGATATGTTatacttaagaatgtcttGTATTTACctaaaatgagaagaaatttaatatctatcttttgtattttggaacaaatgtataaaatatcttgtgaaattaatgaagcgttcattttctataaaggtattctagtttatttttaaagatagatCTGCTATACTTGAAGAGAACTTATAAAGTTAAGACCAACtagagcaaattttgtcttcAATACTGAAGTATTCAGAACAGCCGaaactcaaaataaatgacaaaaacttTCTTGTAACGCCTATTTATGGCACTTGAGACTTGGTTACATAAATCTAAATAGGATTGGAAGATTGGTTAAAATTGGGCTTTTAAGTCAGCTAGAAGATAATTATTTACCTCCTTTTGAATCTTGTcttaaaggaaaaatgacTAAGAGTTCTTTTACTGGGAAAGATCTAAGAGCCAAAGGACCTTTAGAGCTCATACACTCGGACCTCTGTGGACCAATAAATGTCAAAGCTTGAGGTGGGTATGAATATTTCATCAGCTTCATCGATGATTATTTAAGATATGACcatatttacctaatacatcataagtcAGGTTCTCTTGAAAAGTCcaaagaatataaggctgaagtaaaaaatgtattaggtaaaacaataaagatacttcgatcagatcgaggtggagagtatatggacttaCGGTTCCAAGACTATTTAATAGAACATGAATCCAATCACAACTCTCTGCACCTAGTACACCTCAACATAACAgtgtatcagaaagaagaaaccgaACCTTGTTGGACATGGTTCACTTTATGATGAGCTTTGCTCAATTGCTAGATTCTTTTTAGGGATATGCTTTAGAGATAACCgtctatattttgaataatgttccctctaatagtgtttcagaaacaccttATGAGCTATGGAAATGGCGTAAAGGAAGTTTACGTCATTTTAGAATTGAAGGTTGTCCAACACACATGTTGGTGCAAAATCCTAAGAAATTGAaacatcgttcaaaattataCCTCTTCAtaggttatccaaaagaattaagaggtggtttgttttatgatcctaaaagaaattaagtatTTGTATCAACAAATGCCACATTCTTAGAGGAAGACCACATAAGGGATCATCAACCTCATAGTAAACTagtattaaatgaaatttccaaaagtgctaTGGATAAACCTAGTTCATCTACTAAAATAGTTGATAAAACTAGAAAATTTGgtcaatcacatccttctcaaGAGTTGACAGAGCCTCGACGTAGTGGGAGAGTTGTTTATCAGCCTGCTGACAgctatttgg of the Cucumis sativus cultivar 9930 chromosome 3, Cucumber_9930_V3, whole genome shotgun sequence genome contains:
- the LOC101213707 gene encoding protein FATTY ACID EXPORT 5 → MHDFCFTIPYGLILVGGGIFGYLRKGSIVSLAGGVGTGLALILAGYLSLGAFKKKKNSYLALILETVCSGALTWVMGQRYLQTSKIMPAGVVAGISSLMTLFYLYKLATGGNHISPKAE